The Halalkalibacter krulwichiae genome has a segment encoding these proteins:
- a CDS encoding MFS transporter yields MQTSKTPLWTKDFVIIWLSTFLLALMYFLTMTTITAYVIEHFGASQGTAGLAASLFIVGVLAARLFTGKYLDLIGRKKLLYTGLILSFLVSLFFFTIDSLNFLLLIRFVQGIVMGVAISVMQISVMNIIPVNRQGEGISYYSLSFILATAIGPFIGVYIMQMGNMSMIFIICTLLSILCILLPLFASIPNVEMTYKERNEMKGFQLTSFIDKRALPITAMTGLLALCYVGILSFLATYSMEINLMTAASYFFIVYSVCILVSRPFTGRLLDTRGDNVVMFPSFILFIVGLLVLSQAESGIALLIAGALIGLGFGNLQSATQAIAIKKVPQHRIGLATTTFWVCYDLGIGLGPFLLGMLIPFIGYRNLYVTLAIIVLACTGLYYLLHGKKNEFDKGVTQGV; encoded by the coding sequence ATGCAAACTTCTAAAACACCGTTATGGACAAAAGATTTTGTGATTATTTGGCTAAGCACTTTTTTACTAGCACTCATGTATTTTCTAACGATGACCACAATTACCGCATATGTGATTGAACATTTCGGTGCCTCCCAAGGAACAGCTGGTCTTGCAGCAAGTTTATTTATTGTCGGGGTGCTAGCAGCTCGTTTATTCACGGGTAAATATCTAGACCTAATCGGTCGTAAGAAACTTCTTTATACTGGGCTCATCTTAAGTTTTTTAGTTTCATTGTTTTTCTTTACAATCGATAGCTTAAACTTCTTACTCCTCATTCGTTTTGTTCAAGGAATAGTAATGGGTGTCGCCATTTCCGTCATGCAAATATCTGTTATGAACATTATCCCAGTCAACCGACAAGGCGAGGGCATAAGTTACTATTCATTAAGCTTTATCCTTGCTACGGCGATTGGACCTTTTATTGGTGTTTACATTATGCAAATGGGCAACATGAGTATGATTTTTATCATTTGTACACTTTTATCCATCCTTTGTATCCTATTACCTTTGTTTGCTTCAATTCCTAATGTTGAGATGACGTATAAGGAACGTAACGAAATGAAAGGATTCCAGTTAACCAGTTTTATTGATAAACGCGCACTTCCGATTACGGCGATGACTGGATTATTAGCGTTATGCTATGTTGGAATTCTGTCATTCCTCGCGACGTATTCAATGGAAATTAATCTTATGACGGCTGCCAGTTACTTTTTTATCGTCTATTCTGTCTGTATTCTCGTATCTAGACCATTTACAGGTAGATTGTTAGATACAAGGGGCGATAATGTTGTGATGTTTCCATCATTTATTTTATTTATAGTGGGCTTGCTTGTATTAAGTCAAGCTGAAAGCGGCATTGCTTTACTAATCGCCGGGGCTTTAATAGGACTAGGATTCGGTAATCTACAGTCAGCAACACAAGCCATTGCAATTAAAAAAGTACCTCAACACCGAATTGGTCTCGCTACGACAACTTTCTGGGTTTGTTATGATTTGGGAATTGGTCTTGGCCCGTTCCTTCTTGGCATGTTAATTCCATTCATTGGTTATCGAAACCTATATGTCACCTTAGCCATTATTGTCTTAGCATGTACGGGCTTGTACTACCTACTTCATGGGAAAAAGAATGAATTTGATAAAGGGGTTACGCAAGGAGTATAA
- a CDS encoding SDR family oxidoreductase, with protein sequence MKLLVTGATGKLGRKIVEALLKTVPTNQLAVSVRNPEKAADLQARGVEVRQGDFDKPETLDHAFRGIDRLLMISADGDNETRIRQHGDAVAAAERAGVKFIAYTSIANAKESTNFLSPTHKATEEMILNTGIAYSFLRNNWYLENEASSIQAVLAGAPWVTSAENGKVGWALQQDYAEAAATVLAGGHENTIYELSGKLLTQDELASALSAVLGKDVPVERVTDTAYGDIMKAAGVPDFLIPMLVNIQKDIREGTLEIESNDFEKLLGRPATPVREGLSQIVESIS encoded by the coding sequence ATGAAACTATTAGTAACAGGAGCAACAGGAAAATTAGGAAGGAAAATTGTCGAGGCGTTATTAAAAACAGTTCCTACCAATCAACTTGCAGTAAGTGTTCGTAACCCTGAGAAAGCAGCAGACTTACAAGCTCGCGGAGTAGAAGTTCGCCAAGGTGATTTTGATAAACCAGAAACATTGGATCATGCATTTAGAGGAATTGATAGACTGTTAATGATTTCAGCAGATGGTGACAATGAAACGAGAATTCGCCAGCATGGGGATGCCGTTGCAGCGGCAGAGCGCGCGGGAGTGAAATTCATCGCATATACAAGTATTGCAAATGCAAAGGAAAGTACTAATTTCCTTTCGCCAACTCATAAAGCAACAGAAGAAATGATTTTAAACACAGGGATCGCTTATTCCTTTTTACGAAACAATTGGTATCTAGAAAATGAAGCATCAAGTATACAAGCGGTTCTAGCAGGAGCTCCATGGGTAACGTCTGCTGAAAACGGAAAAGTTGGCTGGGCTCTTCAGCAAGACTACGCTGAAGCAGCAGCCACCGTTTTAGCAGGTGGACACGAGAACACCATTTATGAGTTATCAGGCAAATTATTGACTCAGGATGAGCTAGCTTCTGCTCTTAGCGCTGTATTAGGAAAAGATGTTCCTGTCGAACGCGTTACTGATACGGCTTACGGTGATATCATGAAGGCTGCTGGTGTGCCAGATTTCCTTATTCCTATGCTTGTCAACATTCAAAAAGACATTCGAGAAGGCACACTAGAAATCGAAAGCAATGATTTTGAGAAACTGCTTGGGCGTCCTGCTACACCAGTTCGTGAAGGTTTATCGCAAATCGTTGAGAGCATCTCTTAA
- a CDS encoding Rrf2 family transcriptional regulator produces MSISSRFSVGIHVIALIELNKDGVSSSEFLAGSVNTNPTLIRKIMGMLKKAGLIDVQPGIAGAKLAKDPSDISLLDVFKAVDVVKEKDLFTIHESPHPDCLVGRNIQDAIIPILSAAQIAMEKVLGNVTIEDIIKDIVGKE; encoded by the coding sequence ATGTCTATTAGCAGTAGATTTTCTGTTGGTATTCACGTAATAGCTCTGATTGAGCTAAATAAAGACGGGGTAAGCTCGTCCGAATTTTTAGCAGGGAGTGTAAACACGAATCCGACTTTAATTAGAAAGATTATGGGGATGTTAAAAAAAGCTGGATTAATTGACGTACAACCTGGCATTGCAGGGGCAAAGTTAGCAAAGGACCCATCTGACATTTCATTGCTTGATGTATTTAAGGCGGTTGATGTTGTAAAGGAAAAAGATTTGTTTACTATACATGAAAGTCCACATCCTGATTGCCTTGTCGGCAGGAATATTCAAGATGCCATTATCCCCATACTTTCAGCGGCTCAAATAGCTATGGAAAAGGTACTTGGAAATGTGACGATTGAAGATATTATTAAGGATATTGTTGGAAAAGAGTAA
- the nagA gene encoding N-acetylglucosamine-6-phosphate deacetylase, with translation MNRPNTIIIKNITIYAEKEIMKDSFIQIKNDKISKVGPMNECPSIESAEILTFSSDFCLLPGFIDLHIHGVNGADTMDHSFEALSKMAQALPKEGTTSFLATTITQSNEQIEAALSNVSAYQVALPSEEEAEIVGIHLEGPFISPERAGAQPLSHIKDPDLALFDQWQELSGNQIKLVTMAPEREHGLAFVKHLTNTGVIASIGHSDATYALVKDAVALGLRHVTHLYNGMRGFHHREPGVAGAALDQNEVMVEMIVDGIHIHPAVVNTTYKAKGANEIILITDAMRAKGLADGTYDLGGQQVEVSNQKALLPDGTLAGSMLTMDQAIKNMKNYTGCSLEDITIMASKNPAIQIGVFDRKGSIAVGKDADLTIVDQDLNVVLTVCRGKISYQKK, from the coding sequence ATGAATCGACCAAACACAATCATCATAAAAAATATCACAATCTATGCAGAAAAAGAAATAATGAAAGATAGTTTTATTCAAATTAAAAACGACAAAATCTCAAAGGTTGGTCCAATGAACGAGTGTCCCTCCATAGAATCAGCGGAAATCCTCACCTTTTCGTCTGATTTCTGCCTGCTACCAGGGTTTATCGACCTCCATATTCATGGGGTAAACGGTGCAGATACAATGGATCACTCGTTTGAAGCTTTATCAAAGATGGCTCAAGCTCTTCCGAAAGAAGGAACGACTAGTTTCTTAGCTACGACAATTACTCAATCAAACGAGCAAATTGAAGCGGCCCTATCAAATGTTTCTGCCTACCAAGTCGCTCTCCCTTCCGAAGAGGAAGCAGAAATAGTAGGCATTCACTTAGAAGGTCCCTTCATTTCACCAGAACGTGCAGGAGCGCAGCCGCTCTCCCATATTAAAGATCCCGATCTTGCCTTATTTGATCAATGGCAAGAGCTCTCTGGCAACCAAATTAAACTTGTCACAATGGCACCAGAAAGAGAGCATGGTTTAGCCTTTGTCAAGCACTTAACAAATACAGGAGTTATCGCATCAATTGGTCACTCAGATGCCACTTATGCACTAGTTAAAGATGCTGTCGCACTAGGATTGCGTCACGTCACCCATTTATACAATGGCATGCGTGGATTTCATCACCGTGAACCAGGCGTTGCTGGAGCTGCGTTAGACCAAAATGAAGTAATGGTTGAGATGATCGTTGATGGCATCCATATCCACCCGGCAGTTGTCAACACTACCTACAAAGCAAAAGGTGCAAACGAAATAATTCTGATAACTGATGCGATGCGCGCAAAAGGGCTTGCAGATGGCACCTATGATCTTGGAGGGCAACAAGTGGAAGTCTCCAATCAAAAAGCACTACTACCTGATGGTACATTAGCTGGTAGCATGTTAACGATGGATCAAGCCATTAAAAATATGAAAAATTATACCGGCTGTTCCTTAGAAGACATTACCATAATGGCTTCGAAGAACCCTGCTATCCAAATTGGTGTATTCGACCGTAAAGGCAGTATTGCGGTTGGAAAAGATGCGGATTTGACGATAGTGGATCAAGATTTGAATGTCGTGTTAACTGTATGTAGAGGAAAGATTTCGTATCAAAAAAAATAG
- a CDS encoding sialidase family protein, with amino-acid sequence MMKQSKMYGLMIFTFLLLPFLCLQAVTTVGAAEQPSPLLRYENLQLSTGTSKDLSEYVDELSDLDEGTIIVRFRYSGSSFMSLFSLSNNTLPDSHFHLYISPGTIGSENRYQGPDFPKSNIHTRTSSVSLAENYVHTLALVVDKNQGYKYFLNGELVHSDQQSKIAFLDNIHSPNSAKLGKTERSSGNEYLFNGNIDFAEVYSTPLDDQYLLEITGQTHHESLENPLPDDAFITEPSSIFYPGFMDSNNYRIPALYYTMNGTLLAGIDRRVNHGGDSPNDIHAAVRRSFDQGETWETDGIIINAYPDQASNIDLAFTQDETNERIFALVDGFPNGAGLMGGFGNNAYKGTGFKEIDGNSYMFLVDQDENEYTIREEGVVYNQHNEATNYRVDERRDLYLDDEKIDNIFSATTPLTPYKTSYLELYFSDDEGETWTGPIDLNPETKEEWMIFLGVGPGNGIQLKEGTHKGRIVFPVYFLNDHNRQASAVVYSDDNGKTWHRGESPNEGRLLPNGETIREKDFTNHSHEITEAQVVEIPNGQLKMFMRNYSGFAQIATSFDGGETWHEEVVTEEALVAPYSQMSAIRFNGQIDGKEAIIFSSANHPNNRVNGTVRVGLIEEDGTYSNGETNYSIDWRYEQLVKEGHYGYSSLANLESGRIGLFYEATANTNMDYIQFNTEFLKWDRFGDAPKPSIESVQLISQGAISPGQPIQLEVTMDEFVILTGTRSLFGTLAGHQLEFTFVDQLGNQRFLFEATAPQLPPRSYSLTLSVPESLLLYNVYGNKLEDLEPIQSFNKKIAIRK; translated from the coding sequence ATGATGAAACAAAGTAAAATGTATGGTTTAATGATTTTCACATTTTTATTGTTGCCTTTTTTATGTTTGCAAGCGGTTACAACAGTTGGTGCTGCAGAACAACCTTCACCCCTACTTCGATATGAGAATCTTCAACTAAGCACCGGAACAAGCAAAGATTTATCTGAATATGTTGATGAGCTTAGTGACTTAGACGAAGGAACCATTATCGTTCGCTTCCGCTATTCTGGTTCATCCTTCATGTCTTTGTTCTCACTAAGTAACAATACACTCCCAGACAGTCACTTTCACTTATACATTTCACCTGGCACAATCGGAAGTGAAAATCGCTATCAAGGCCCCGATTTTCCAAAAAGCAACATTCATACTCGCACAAGCTCTGTTTCATTAGCCGAAAACTACGTTCATACCCTTGCTCTCGTCGTTGACAAAAATCAAGGCTATAAATATTTCTTAAATGGTGAATTGGTCCATTCAGATCAACAATCAAAAATTGCTTTTCTAGACAACATTCATAGCCCAAACAGCGCAAAATTAGGAAAAACGGAGCGCTCATCAGGGAACGAGTATTTATTCAATGGAAATATTGACTTTGCCGAAGTTTATTCAACACCACTTGATGATCAATATCTTCTTGAAATTACCGGTCAAACGCATCATGAATCATTAGAAAATCCACTCCCTGACGATGCTTTTATCACCGAACCTTCTAGCATTTTCTACCCAGGATTTATGGATTCAAACAACTACCGGATTCCAGCTTTATACTATACGATGAATGGAACACTATTAGCTGGGATTGATCGCCGCGTAAACCACGGAGGCGATTCACCTAATGATATTCATGCAGCTGTGAGAAGAAGCTTTGACCAGGGAGAAACTTGGGAAACAGATGGAATTATTATTAATGCCTATCCGGATCAAGCTTCTAACATTGACTTAGCTTTCACACAAGATGAAACGAATGAACGTATCTTTGCTTTAGTTGATGGCTTTCCAAATGGAGCAGGCTTAATGGGTGGCTTCGGCAATAATGCCTATAAAGGAACAGGCTTTAAAGAAATTGATGGCAACTCATATATGTTTTTAGTCGATCAAGATGAAAACGAATATACGATTCGAGAAGAAGGCGTTGTGTATAATCAACATAATGAAGCGACAAATTATCGCGTAGATGAGCGTCGCGACCTTTACCTTGACGATGAAAAGATCGATAACATCTTCAGTGCAACAACACCTTTAACACCTTATAAAACTTCTTACCTCGAACTCTACTTTAGTGATGATGAAGGAGAAACTTGGACAGGACCGATTGATCTAAATCCTGAAACAAAAGAAGAATGGATGATTTTTTTAGGAGTAGGACCTGGTAACGGAATTCAACTGAAAGAAGGAACTCACAAAGGACGGATTGTCTTTCCTGTCTACTTCCTAAATGACCATAATAGACAGGCAAGTGCTGTAGTCTATAGTGATGATAACGGGAAAACTTGGCATCGAGGGGAATCACCTAATGAGGGAAGATTATTACCGAACGGAGAAACAATAAGAGAAAAAGATTTCACTAACCACTCTCATGAAATAACTGAGGCTCAAGTTGTCGAAATACCAAACGGGCAATTAAAAATGTTCATGAGAAACTATTCAGGTTTTGCTCAAATTGCTACAAGCTTTGATGGCGGAGAAACATGGCATGAAGAAGTTGTAACAGAAGAAGCACTCGTTGCACCTTATAGTCAAATGTCTGCTATTCGTTTCAATGGACAGATAGATGGGAAAGAAGCGATTATTTTCTCAAGTGCAAACCACCCTAACAACCGAGTAAATGGAACGGTGAGAGTTGGATTAATAGAAGAAGACGGAACGTATAGCAATGGAGAAACAAACTATAGCATTGATTGGCGTTATGAGCAGCTTGTTAAAGAAGGGCATTATGGATATTCAAGTCTGGCCAATTTAGAGTCTGGTCGCATTGGCCTTTTTTATGAAGCAACTGCTAATACGAATATGGATTATATTCAATTTAACACGGAATTTCTAAAGTGGGATCGTTTTGGAGATGCACCTAAACCTTCTATCGAATCCGTGCAACTGATCAGCCAAGGTGCGATAAGCCCAGGCCAACCAATTCAATTGGAAGTGACAATGGATGAATTTGTCATCCTCACTGGCACACGCTCACTCTTTGGTACATTAGCAGGACATCAACTAGAGTTCACATTCGTCGACCAATTAGGAAATCAACGCTTTCTTTTTGAAGCTACTGCACCGCAACTTCCACCACGCTCCTATTCGCTAACCTTATCTGTACCAGAAAGTTTGTTGCTTTATAATGTGTATGGGAACAAATTAGAAGATTTAGAGCCAATTCAAAGCTTCAATAAAAAAATAGCTATTAGAAAATAA
- a CDS encoding MurR/RpiR family transcriptional regulator — MIYNDYTNYFYSCTIKELNKKKGRLRVTNDELLTGNHPKLTVLMERSKQEFTKSEKKVYDFVLEHFEEVIYQSLTEIALACKTGESTVLRFCRKIGFKGYQDFKFALAQELASVQKSDHDETFIDKVKNNMLQAIENTEQLTNMQELQKSIDLIASSNDIVVFGISASGIAGLDMQNRLLRIGKNIEVITDSHMQVMRTVSMNENSIVVAISLTGSTKDIVDAVQNAKEKGAKVIAITNYTNSPLTKYSDQVLLTSAKENPLDSGSLVSKVSQLFIIDLLCTGITMNMYDKAKQHKEQVAEVISSKLY; from the coding sequence ATGATTTATAATGACTACACAAACTACTTTTATTCATGTACGATAAAAGAACTTAATAAAAAGAAAGGAAGGTTACGTGTGACAAATGACGAGTTATTAACAGGAAATCATCCTAAACTAACGGTTTTAATGGAAAGAAGCAAGCAAGAATTTACGAAGTCGGAAAAGAAAGTTTATGATTTTGTACTAGAGCATTTTGAAGAAGTGATTTATCAATCATTGACCGAGATTGCATTAGCCTGTAAAACGGGTGAATCGACTGTTCTTAGATTCTGTAGAAAAATAGGGTTTAAAGGATATCAAGATTTTAAGTTTGCCCTTGCGCAAGAGTTAGCTTCCGTCCAGAAGTCCGATCATGATGAAACCTTTATTGATAAAGTAAAAAATAATATGTTGCAAGCAATTGAAAATACAGAGCAATTAACCAATATGCAAGAATTGCAGAAAAGCATTGATTTAATCGCATCAAGTAACGATATCGTCGTATTTGGCATTTCAGCTTCTGGGATAGCAGGTTTAGATATGCAAAATCGATTACTCCGAATCGGAAAGAACATTGAAGTCATTACTGATTCTCATATGCAAGTGATGAGAACCGTTTCGATGAATGAAAATTCAATTGTCGTCGCGATCAGTTTAACAGGTAGTACAAAGGATATTGTCGATGCCGTTCAAAATGCAAAAGAAAAAGGAGCGAAAGTCATCGCGATAACAAACTATACAAATTCTCCACTAACGAAATACTCTGATCAGGTGTTGCTTACATCAGCTAAAGAAAATCCATTGGACAGTGGCTCACTCGTATCAAAAGTCTCTCAGCTCTTCATCATTGACCTTTTATGCACAGGCATTACAATGAATATGTACGACAAGGCGAAACAGCATAAAGAGCAAGTCGCAGAAGTTATATCTAGTAAATTGTACTAA
- a CDS encoding N-acetylmannosamine-6-phosphate 2-epimerase has product MKSKLIVSCQALEGEPLHSPFIMSKMALAAYEGGAGGIRANSVIDIQAIKQEVDLPIIGIIKRDFEGSDVFITPTLKEVDELVAEGVDIIAFDATLRERPDSKTIEEFIGTIKMKYPNQKFMADISTVEEAINAEKLGVDYVGTTLVGYTEYTKEHDPLEILEHVVKQVTIPVIAEGNINTPEKARKALELGASAVVVGSAVTRPKYITESFYKEMEKSFKRKEKGSLL; this is encoded by the coding sequence ATGAAAAGTAAATTAATTGTGTCATGCCAAGCTTTAGAAGGAGAACCTCTTCATAGTCCGTTTATCATGTCTAAAATGGCTTTGGCAGCTTATGAAGGGGGAGCTGGTGGAATACGTGCAAACAGCGTCATTGACATCCAAGCGATTAAACAGGAAGTAGATTTGCCGATCATTGGAATTATCAAACGAGATTTTGAAGGTAGTGACGTTTTCATTACACCGACGTTAAAAGAAGTAGATGAACTAGTTGCAGAGGGGGTTGATATCATTGCTTTTGATGCTACATTAAGAGAGCGCCCTGATAGCAAAACAATTGAAGAGTTTATTGGAACAATAAAGATGAAATATCCGAATCAAAAATTTATGGCAGACATTTCAACAGTAGAAGAAGCAATAAATGCTGAAAAGTTAGGTGTTGATTATGTTGGCACGACCCTTGTTGGCTATACTGAGTATACAAAAGAACATGATCCACTCGAAATCTTAGAACATGTCGTAAAACAAGTTACGATACCGGTTATAGCTGAAGGAAATATCAATACACCAGAAAAAGCTAGGAAAGCTTTGGAGTTAGGAGCAAGTGCTGTTGTTGTTGGAAGCGCGGTCACGCGTCCTAAATATATCACTGAGTCCTTTTATAAGGAAATGGAAAAATCCTTTAAACGAAAAGAAAAGGGGAGTCTATTATGA
- a CDS encoding sialic acid TRAP transporter substrate-binding protein SiaP, protein MKKMLKVMVLGVGMLLAACGGENTSTQENETSPSGSADAEINLKFGMVAGTQSNEYKAAQFLADYVKEQSEGSFTIDLFPDAQLGDDRAMLDQLQDGTLDVTFSETGRFGIWVPKATILGLPYIVEDYDHLHRVIYDTEYGQNLHEELINDFNLRVVGTAYNGTRQTTTNKEINSLDDMKGLKLRVPEAQTLLDYASYTGAAPTPMAFTEVYLALQTNAVDGQENPLSTIETTKFYEVQDYLAMTNHVVNDANYVVSESTWESLSAEQQELLTEAIEEAVAYHTDLFETEEAELVAYFEEQGVTITYPDLDEFRNAVSEAYPKYLEEIGEGAEEYMEQIENVR, encoded by the coding sequence ATGAAAAAAATGTTAAAAGTAATGGTACTTGGGGTGGGAATGTTATTAGCTGCATGTGGGGGAGAGAATACATCCACTCAAGAAAACGAAACGAGTCCTTCTGGAAGTGCTGACGCAGAAATCAATCTTAAATTTGGAATGGTAGCTGGAACGCAATCAAATGAATACAAAGCTGCACAGTTTTTAGCTGATTATGTTAAAGAACAAAGCGAAGGTTCCTTTACAATTGATCTATTTCCAGATGCACAACTTGGTGATGATCGAGCTATGCTTGATCAGCTACAAGATGGAACGCTAGATGTAACCTTTTCAGAGACAGGTAGATTTGGTATTTGGGTGCCTAAAGCAACAATACTTGGCCTTCCTTATATCGTAGAAGACTACGATCATCTACATCGTGTAATTTATGATACAGAATATGGTCAAAACTTGCATGAAGAATTGATCAATGACTTCAACCTTCGTGTCGTTGGAACCGCTTATAACGGTACTCGTCAAACAACAACAAACAAAGAAATTAACTCTCTTGATGATATGAAAGGTCTAAAACTTCGAGTGCCTGAAGCCCAAACTCTATTAGATTATGCTTCTTACACGGGTGCTGCACCAACTCCGATGGCATTTACTGAAGTGTACCTTGCTTTACAGACGAACGCAGTAGATGGACAAGAGAATCCGTTGTCGACAATCGAAACTACTAAGTTTTACGAAGTTCAAGACTATTTAGCTATGACGAATCATGTCGTCAATGATGCCAACTATGTTGTTTCAGAATCTACGTGGGAAAGCCTTTCTGCAGAGCAACAAGAGCTATTAACAGAAGCGATTGAAGAAGCGGTAGCGTATCATACGGATCTATTTGAAACAGAAGAAGCAGAATTGGTTGCTTATTTTGAAGAGCAAGGCGTGACGATCACATATCCAGATTTAGATGAATTTAGAAATGCCGTATCAGAGGCGTATCCTAAATATTTAGAAGAAATCGGTGAAGGTGCAGAAGAGTATATGGAACAAATTGAAAATGTTCGATAA